The Qipengyuania aurantiaca genome contains the following window.
CGTGCTGGTCGACAACGCGACCCGCGATATCGCGCTCGAGTATCTTGCCTCGGGGGTCATGGGCTGCCTGGCGAAGTCTCGGTCGGCTGAAGAGATCGCGGAAGCTGTCCAGGTCATCGGCCAAGGACGGCCCTACCTATGCAGGCTCACAACCGAACAGGCGAGCGCAGCCACGCGCACGCAGTCGGTCGGCAAGCTGACGCGCCGCCAGCGCAAGGTCCTTGCCGTGATGGCCACGGGCAAGTCGAACAAGGAAATCGCTCGCGAGCTGGGCATCTGCGAAGGCACGGTGAAGGTGCATGTCAACGCGGCCTATCGCGCGCTCGGCGTGCACAACCGTGTCGCCGCCGTGCGGGCCCTTCAGCAGGCGCAGCAGGACCGCGCCGCCGACAGCGCGCTCAAACTGCCGTTTCCCGAACTGCTCAGCCCTGCCACGGCCTAGTCTTGTCTTGGCTTAGGGCGTAGCCGGTCCCGATACTCCGGACGGGAGTTCCGATGCCGTAGCACATAACGTGCTGCGGCATTTTTCTTTGCCCCACATCAAAATCATACGGTCTATACCCTTGGGTATAATGAACTCGTCTTAGAATCCCGCGAGCTATCTATAATCAATAAGATTTCATTTAGTCCGTCAGTGTAATAGACGAATCTCCCTCTTCGTAGGATTACTGGTACCACTAACGCACGAGTCGAAAAGAACGTGCAGAGCGGGGCGCGGAGGGAAATCACAATATTCGAGAAAC
Protein-coding sequences here:
- a CDS encoding LuxR C-terminal-related transcriptional regulator, which codes for MTVQSIVIADSDALSRIGLKTLLEHSGEAAEISEVANLIELVGLMPAGRSTVIVLDVHLAGLEGPEGIADLLRRYPDTRLCVLVDNATRDIALEYLASGVMGCLAKSRSAEEIAEAVQVIGQGRPYLCRLTTEQASAATRTQSVGKLTRRQRKVLAVMATGKSNKEIARELGICEGTVKVHVNAAYRALGVHNRVAAVRALQQAQQDRAADSALKLPFPELLSPATA